A genome region from Halarchaeum grantii includes the following:
- a CDS encoding universal stress protein: protein MEHALVVVDDTDAHRDLLREAAENASGTDANLLLLMLLDESEYEHDLDTLESIGDVENVSYGEGTILEGAEQDANDIAREVIDGDFDLEWDVLVDVVEEDERARAVVQAGADNDCDHAFIVGQNRSPTGKAIFGDFAQRVILNFDGYVTVATE, encoded by the coding sequence ATGGAACACGCACTCGTCGTCGTCGACGACACGGACGCACACCGCGACCTCCTCCGGGAGGCCGCTGAGAACGCCAGCGGTACGGACGCGAACCTCCTCCTGCTGATGCTGCTCGACGAATCGGAGTACGAGCACGACCTCGACACCCTCGAGTCCATCGGCGACGTCGAGAACGTCAGCTACGGCGAGGGCACGATTCTGGAGGGCGCAGAGCAGGACGCCAACGACATCGCGCGCGAGGTCATCGACGGCGACTTCGACCTCGAGTGGGACGTCCTCGTCGACGTCGTCGAGGAAGACGAGCGCGCACGCGCCGTCGTACAGGCGGGCGCGGACAACGACTGCGACCACGCGTTCATCGTCGGCCAGAACCGCTCGCCCACGGGCAAAGCCATCTTCGGCGACTTTGCCCAGCGCGTCATCCTCAACTTCGACGGCTACGTGACGGTCGCGACCGAATAA
- a CDS encoding endo-1,4-beta-xylanase has product MPEDTTLRDAADAADFRLGAAVAADPLRTDAGYWTSLRRGFNTVTAENAMKMGPMRPEPGVYDFTDADAVANFAEAHDMALRGHTLVWHNQLPDWFQEWDYTDDQLAAFLRDHVHTVAGRYRGTVEAWDVVNEAVADDGTMRDSVWYDALGERYLDDAFRWANDVAPDADLFYNDYGADAVNEKSDAIYELLEGMLDRGVPVDGVGLQMHALDGVPDPESVAENVRRFSDLGLDVHVTEMDVAYPEADAPENHRERQAEDYRDVLDVCLAEGVDTLVVWGVRDSDSWIPEWFPHVTEDPLLFDASNDPKPAYHALKERLEDTD; this is encoded by the coding sequence ATGCCCGAAGACACGACGCTCCGCGACGCCGCCGACGCGGCCGACTTCCGACTCGGCGCGGCGGTCGCCGCCGACCCCCTGCGAACCGACGCCGGCTACTGGACCTCCCTCAGACGCGGCTTCAACACCGTCACCGCCGAGAACGCGATGAAGATGGGGCCGATGCGTCCCGAACCCGGCGTCTACGACTTCACGGACGCCGACGCCGTCGCGAACTTCGCCGAGGCACACGACATGGCGCTCCGCGGGCACACGCTCGTCTGGCACAACCAACTCCCCGACTGGTTCCAGGAGTGGGACTACACCGACGACCAGCTCGCCGCCTTCCTCCGCGACCACGTCCACACCGTCGCCGGCCGCTATCGCGGGACGGTTGAGGCGTGGGACGTCGTGAACGAGGCCGTCGCCGACGACGGCACGATGCGCGACTCCGTCTGGTACGACGCGCTCGGCGAACGCTACCTCGACGACGCCTTCCGCTGGGCGAACGACGTCGCACCCGACGCCGACCTCTTCTACAACGACTACGGTGCGGACGCCGTCAACGAGAAGTCCGACGCGATCTACGAGCTACTCGAAGGCATGCTCGACCGCGGCGTCCCCGTCGACGGCGTCGGCCTCCAGATGCACGCCCTCGATGGCGTCCCCGACCCCGAGTCGGTCGCCGAGAACGTCCGGCGCTTCAGCGACCTCGGCCTCGACGTCCACGTCACCGAGATGGACGTCGCCTACCCCGAAGCGGACGCCCCCGAGAACCACCGCGAGCGGCAGGCCGAGGACTACCGCGACGTCCTCGACGTCTGCCTCGCCGAAGGCGTCGACACGCTCGTCGTTTGGGGCGTTCGGGACAGCGACTCGTGGATTCCCGAGTGGTTCCCGCACGTCACCGAGGACCCCCTGCTCTTCGACGCGAGCAACGACCCCAAGCCCGCCTACCACGCACTGAAGGAGCGCCTTGAGGACACCGACTAG
- the gfo6 gene encoding D-xylose 1-dehydrogenase Gfo6 — METATAFDRFRDGYEERDWDDGADGTVRIALVGLGWFARDEALPAIADCDYADVTATISGSAEKARTVADEAGADTALTYERFHDGEGSDAYDAVYVATPNARHLEYVETAAELGKDVICEKPMEATVERAEAMVDACEAAGVTLMVAYRMQADPVMRRVRELVADGFVGDVAQAGGTFAFPMFANEDADPDQWRLDPDLAGGGSLYDIGVYPLNTLRFVLDADPTSVQGSLTSPDERFDGPVIDEHAAFLLEFDGGVQALCRSSYGSHGESSLRIDGNEGAITVENAFSPRGERTVVLERDGRRSRHEGLGSNELTEQFDYFAYCRLTGRTPTADGEHGLVDMQALDGIQTAAAGGRRVDLD, encoded by the coding sequence ATGGAGACGGCGACAGCGTTCGACAGGTTCAGGGACGGCTACGAGGAGCGCGACTGGGACGACGGCGCCGACGGCACGGTCCGCATCGCGCTCGTCGGCCTCGGCTGGTTCGCGCGCGACGAAGCGCTCCCGGCGATCGCCGACTGCGACTACGCCGACGTCACGGCCACCATCAGCGGGTCCGCCGAGAAGGCCCGCACCGTCGCCGACGAGGCCGGCGCCGACACCGCGCTCACCTACGAGCGGTTCCACGACGGCGAGGGGAGCGACGCCTACGACGCCGTCTACGTCGCGACGCCAAACGCCCGCCACCTCGAGTACGTCGAGACGGCCGCCGAACTGGGCAAGGACGTCATCTGCGAGAAACCCATGGAGGCCACCGTCGAGCGCGCCGAAGCCATGGTCGACGCCTGTGAGGCGGCCGGCGTCACCCTCATGGTCGCCTACCGGATGCAGGCCGACCCCGTGATGCGACGCGTCCGCGAACTCGTCGCCGACGGCTTCGTCGGCGATGTCGCGCAGGCGGGCGGGACGTTCGCGTTCCCGATGTTCGCAAACGAGGACGCCGACCCCGACCAGTGGCGACTCGACCCCGACCTCGCCGGCGGCGGCTCCCTCTACGACATCGGCGTCTATCCGCTCAACACGCTGCGCTTCGTCCTCGACGCCGACCCGACGAGCGTGCAGGGCTCGCTCACCAGCCCCGACGAGCGCTTCGACGGCCCCGTCATCGACGAGCACGCCGCCTTCCTCCTCGAGTTCGACGGCGGCGTGCAAGCGCTCTGCCGGTCGAGCTACGGCTCACACGGCGAAAGCAGCCTCCGAATCGACGGGAACGAGGGCGCGATCACCGTCGAGAACGCCTTCAGCCCCCGTGGCGAGCGGACCGTCGTCCTCGAACGCGACGGCCGACGGAGCCGCCACGAGGGCCTCGGATCGAACGAACTCACCGAGCAGTTCGACTACTTCGCGTACTGCCGTCTCACCGGCCGGACACCCACCGCCGACGGCGAGCACGGGCTCGTGGACATGCAGGCGCTCGACGGTATCCAGACGGCCGCAGCCGGTGGCCGCCGGGTCGACCTCGACTGA
- a CDS encoding mannonate dehydratase — MDPTTMLPPRPDRRWTIAKQLGLDTAVVRFWGEEEWWTYESLLAARERFADHGLSLDVVEDRPPMEKTVLGLEGRDEEIETVKTLIRNMGRLDIPVYCWVWTENPVGVVRTSDSLPVRGDSLTTAYDHALLEKADDHPAAGITEDELWENLQYFLDEVVPVAEDAGVKMALHPDDPPVAELRGVPRIVNSVENYERILEMHESPNHGVTFCQGNFSAMGADVPETIRALGEKIHFVHFRDVEGHAEAFNETWHDEGQTDMRAAMDAYLDVGFDGPIRPDHVPRMLDEEDRSEAQSGYTDMGRLFAIGYIRGLLE; from the coding sequence ATGGACCCGACTACCATGCTCCCGCCGCGCCCGGACCGGCGGTGGACGATCGCCAAGCAGCTCGGCCTCGACACGGCCGTCGTCCGGTTCTGGGGCGAGGAGGAGTGGTGGACGTACGAGTCGCTGCTCGCCGCCCGCGAGCGCTTCGCCGACCACGGCCTCTCGCTCGACGTCGTCGAGGACCGCCCGCCGATGGAGAAGACGGTGCTCGGCCTCGAGGGCCGCGACGAGGAGATCGAGACGGTGAAGACGCTCATCCGGAACATGGGCCGACTCGACATCCCGGTCTACTGCTGGGTGTGGACGGAGAACCCGGTCGGCGTGGTCCGCACCTCCGACTCGCTCCCCGTGCGCGGCGACTCGCTCACGACCGCGTACGACCACGCGCTCCTGGAGAAGGCCGACGACCACCCCGCAGCCGGCATCACCGAGGACGAACTCTGGGAGAACCTCCAGTACTTCCTCGACGAAGTCGTCCCGGTCGCCGAGGACGCAGGCGTGAAGATGGCGCTCCACCCCGACGACCCGCCGGTCGCGGAACTCCGTGGCGTCCCGCGCATCGTCAACTCCGTCGAGAACTACGAGCGCATCCTCGAGATGCACGAGAGCCCGAACCACGGCGTGACGTTCTGTCAGGGGAACTTCTCGGCGATGGGCGCGGACGTCCCCGAGACCATCCGCGCGCTCGGCGAGAAGATCCACTTCGTCCACTTCCGCGACGTCGAGGGGCACGCCGAGGCGTTCAACGAGACGTGGCACGACGAGGGGCAGACGGACATGCGCGCGGCGATGGACGCCTACCTCGACGTCGGCTTCGACGGCCCCATCCGCCCCGACCACGTCCCCCGGATGCTCGACGAGGAGGACCGTTCGGAGGCCCAGTCGGGCTACACCGACATGGGACGACTCTTCGCCATCGGCTACATCCGCGGCCTCCTCGAATAG